The Polyangium mundeleinium genome contains the following window.
GCTCCAGCCGAAGAGCTCCTCGAGGACGTAACGGCCGAGGCGCGTGGAGACGTCGAGCGTGTCGAAGACGAAGGTGGAGAAGGCCATCGCGCCGAACGTGGCGGCGAAGAGGAAGTGCTCCTTGCCGAGGATCACGGTCATGAAGCGGCCGACGCCGTCGCCGTAGATCTTGCCGGGGCCCGGGAGCTTTCCTTCCGGCGCGAGGGTGATGACCGTGGTCAGCGCGATGATGGCGACGAAGGCTTCGAGCAGCATCGCGCCGTAGCCGACGGGGTGCGTGTGCGACTCCTTGGCGATCTGCTTCGAGGTCGTGCCCGAGCAGACGAGGCCGTGAAAGCCCGAGCAGGCGCCACACGCGATGGTCACGAAGAGGAACGGGAAGAGCCCGCCGAAGGGGCCGCCGGCGTCGAAGGTCTTGAACGCCGGCATGCGGATGTCGAACTCGCCGGGATACCGCAGGCCGCCGAAGAAGAGGCCGATCATGCCGGCGGCGAGCGCGAGGTAGAGGACGAATCCGCCGAGGTAGCCCCGCGGTTGCAGGAGCAGCCACACGGGCAGGAGCGAGGCGATGAAGCAGTAGACGAGGATGCCGAGGCCCCACGCGCGCTGCGGGTTCTCGAAGGGGAGCACGAACGAGGTGGAGACCTTCGTCCCGAGCCAGACGACGCCGAGCGTCGCGGGCACGAAGATGAGCGTGGTGAGCCAGAGCGGGGGTTTCCAGCGCCGGTCGACGAGGCCCATCACGATGGAGAGGCCGAGGTACATCGTGCTCGCCGCGGCGACGGCGCCGCCCGGGTTGAAGCTGAAGGTGCCGCCCTCGAACTCCTCGGTCTTGCCCACGAACGTGCTCGCCGTGATGTCGGCGAAGGCGACGATCACATAGATGAGCGCGAGCCAGATGAACGTGAGGATGAGCAGCCACGCGCGGCGGCCGAGCTGCCGCCGGACGATCTCGGCCACGCTTTCGCCGTCGTGGCGCACGCTCGCCACGAGCGCGGAGAAGTCGTGTACGGCGCCGATGAAGATCACGCCGAAGCCAATCCAGAGCACGCACGGCACCCAGCCGAACATCTGCGCGGCGAGGATCGGGCCCGCGATGGGGCCGGCCGCGGCGATGGCGCTGAAGTGCTGTCCGAGCAGGTAGAAGGGCTTCGTCGGCACGAAGTCCTCGCCGTCCGCGCGCCGCACCGCCGGCGTCTCGGAGGCGTCGTCGAGCGTGTAGTTCCTCGCGATGAGGCGGCCGTAGGAGAAGTAGCCGACGGTGAGGACGACGATGACGCCGAGCGCGAGCAGGGGCAGCACGCGGCGAGTATAAGGCCACGCCGCGCAGGTCGATGCGCGCGTTACGAGCTTCGCGCGAGGCTCGCGAGCGCTCGCTCCGCGGCACGGCGGCGCGTATCGGCCTCGTCCCGGAGCCGCCGCATCTCCGCTTCCATCGGGTTGATGCGTTGCTGCATGGCGTCGAGCTCGCTGACGTACCGCGCCCGCAGCGCCCCCTCCGGGCCCGCGTCACGCAACACGGCGAGCTGTTCGGCGATCTTTCCGTGCCGGGTGAAGATGTCGACGAGGTCGCGATCGAGCCGCACCCGCTCGGACTCGAACTGTCGCGCTTCCTCGACATTGCGGGAAAGCTCGGAGAGCACGTCGATCTGCGCGGCGTCGACCCGCCCGGACGCACGCCAGGTCTCGATCTGCCCGGGCTCGATCGACTCGTAGGCGAGGCGTGTCGTCTCGGTCCACGCCTCGCGCACCTCGATCTTCGCCTCGCCGCGCGGCGCGACCTCGACGCGGAAGCGCGTGGCGCGCGGCGTCTCCACGATCGGCATGATGCCCTCGCCGGCAAGCGTGCGGCCGTCTTTGCGCGGGACTTCGACCACGACGTCCACGACGGTCGGGTGATCGCTGCGCACGCAGAACACGTGGCGCTCCTCGACGCGCCGCTGCTCGATGAGGCCGCCCGCCTCGAAGACGAGGCCCGCGAAGGTCGTGTCCTTGCGGCTCGTGCGGTGGCAACGAACGCCGGGGTCTTTCGTGAACGAGACGCGCACGGGCGCGCCGCGCGCCGCAGCGCCGAGCGCGGACTCGCCGACGTAGCGGCCCTCGTCGTAGACCGCGCATCGGCCCTCTTCGAGGCGCACGCCGGTGTCGTTGTCGAAGCAGAGGACGAGGTCGGGGCTCGGCCCTGCGCCCTCGCGGAAGATGCGCTCCTTGCGCACGCGCACGCTCGCGGCGAGCACGGGGACCATCGCGGCGCCGCGGCGCGGGATGGAGACGGGGCCCTCGGCGACCCACTCCCTCGGCTCGGCGGCGGCCGCGGCGGCGAGCTCGGCCGCGGCCTGCTCGGTGTCCATCGTGTCGGCTTCGTCGATGCGCTCCGGCGCGCGTCCAGCGAGCGCGACGAGGGTGCCGAGCGGCGCGGCGGCGCGAATCGTGGCCGGCTGGCCGTGCGCCCTGCGCGTGCGCTCGAGCTTCGTGGCGTTCTCGGTCTCGTCGTCGCGTTGCCGATCGCCACGCCCGTACGAGTCGCTCGACGCCGCGGCGGCTTGCGCGGACGAGAGCACGAGCTCCACGTCTTCGAGGTCTTCTTCGAGCGGGTTCTGCACGAGCGCGAACGCGAAGAGCCGCGCCTCCGCGCCCGCGAGCGCGAGCCGATACGAGAGCTGGAACGGCGCCGCGGGCACGACGTAGAGCACACGCACGTCCTCCACGCGGCCCGCGAGGACCACACGCACGGCGCGACCGTCTCCGCCCGCGGACGTGCGACCGCGGTTCACGAGTACGTCGAGGCTGCCTTGCAGCGCGGGATCCGCGAGCTCGATCTGGCGCACGGACGCCATGTCGACGACCTCGATCTGCCCCGCGCCCGTGCGCAGGAGCAGCCACCTGCGTGGGCCTTGCCCGCCCGTCGTCTCCTCGAAGCCGAGCACCTCGCCCTCGATCGGCCCGTCGCTGCCCGCGACCCGCACGCGCCGACCTCGCGCGGCGTGCACGATGCCGCGCAGCGTCGTGCCCGGTTCGAAGCGAAGCTTCTTTTCGGCAAGCACGGCGTCCGGGTCTTCGGGCGCGTCGAAGGCGAGCGCGGTCGTTCGACCCTCGCCACGCTCGACCCAGACGACGAGCGACCGGAGCACCTCGCCGAGCTCGGCGCGGCCAAAGGGCAGTTCGAAGCTGCCGTCTGCACTGCCGCGCCGCTCGACGTGGGCGAGGCCCTCCTTGGAGAGGACCACGCGGCGGATGCGGGGCCCAAGGTTTCGTCCCATGCGAAGCGCAGGCTATCGCCGAAGCGCACCCCGAGAAAAGCGCGGGCGCTTGACCTGCCGCACCGGCTCGGAAACGATGCATCCATGCGTCACTTCCTCGTCGCTCTCGTCGCGCTCTCGGCCCTCCTCGCCGGCTGCTCGCACCGGGCGCCGCCCCCCGCGGCCGATCCGGGCTGCGGCTGCGCGGCACGGCAAAACCCGCCGCCGTCGCGCTAGGGACCCATGGCTGCATGCGCCGCGCCGTCGCCCATTTTGACGCGCTGAATCGAGCGCGGCGCGGCGGCGCATCGGCCTGGGGCGACGACGATGTCGGGGTTCGATGGGGGATGAGCACCCGTCGCGGGATTCGGCTACACCGCCGGAGCCATGCACATTCTGCCCGACGTCTCGGCGCGCCTCGCGCGCTTCGTGCCCACGCCCATCGACGCCGACCTCGACGTGCTCACGCCGGACGAGCGCGAGGTCCTCCTGCACCTCGTCCGCGCGTCCCTGCCGATCGACGCGATTTTCCTGCGGCAATCGTTCGCGGATGCGCCGGAGATGCGCGCGGCGCTGGCCCGCGAGACGTCGCCGCTCGCAAAGGACGCGCTCGCGTATTTCGATCTATCGGCCGGGCCCTGGGATCGGCTCGATCAGGAGCCGTTCGTGGGCGACATGCCGAGGCCGCCCGGCGCAGGGTATTACCCGGTCGACATGACGAAGGACGAGTTCGAGGCGTGGATCGCCGCGCATCCGGCCGAGGCGGACGCGCTGCGGAGCCTCTACACGCTCGTTCGGCGCGGAGAACATGGGCTCGTCACGATTCCGTATTCGACGGCGTTCCGGTCGTTCCTCGAGCCCCTCGTCGCGGAGCTCGAAAAGGCCGCGGCGGCGACGAAGGACGGCGGGCTCGCGCGGTACCTCGGCGCCGTGGTGAAGGCGCTCGGGGCGGACGAGTATTATGAGAGTGACCTCGCCTGGATGGACATGGAGAGCCGTGTGGAGGTCACGATCGGCCCGTACGAGACCTACGAGGACCGGCTCTTCGGGTACAAGGCCGCGTTCACCTCGTTCGTGACCGTGATCGACCCCTCGGCGAGCGGCACGCTCGCGCGATTGAAGTCGGAGCTGCCCGCGATGGAGCAGAACCTGCCGATCCCGGACGAGCACAAGAATCCGAACCGCGGCACCGATTCGCCGATCCGCGTGGCCGACCTCGTCTATTCGGCCGGCGACACGAGGGCCGGCGTGCAAACGCTCGCGTTCAACCTGCCGAACGACGAGCGCGTCCGCGAGGCGAAAGGGAGCAAAAACGTCCTGCTCCGCAACGTGATGAAGGCGAAATTCGAGGGGATCTTGAAGCCCATCGCAGCGCGTGTCCTCGCGCCCGAGGAGCTTTCGCGTCTCTCGGCCGATGCATTCTTCCATCACACGCTCTTGCACGAGCTCTCGCACGGGCTCGGTCCCGGCCGGATCGTCGTGGACGGCGCCTCGACCGAGGTGCGGCTCCGGCTGGAGGAGCTGCATTCGCCGTTCGAGGAGGCGAAGGCGGACGTGATGGGGATCTACAACCTCCTCTTTTTGATGGATCGCGGCGTGCTGCCGGCCGAGGGGCGCTCCGCGCTCTTCTCGACGTTCCTCGCCGGTATGTTCCGCGCGACCCGCTTCGGTATCGAGGAGGCGCACGGCAAAGGAACGGCGCTGCAGCTTCACTGGCTGATGGAGAAAGGCGTGATCCGCGAGGACACCACGAGCGGGCTCTTTTCGATCGATCACGAAAAGGTGCCCGGCGCGATCCGGGAGCTGCTGCGCGAAATCCTCCTCGTGCAAGCCCACGGCGACAAGGAAGGCGCGCGGGCCATGTTGTCGAAATACGGCGTGATGAGCGAGCCGCTCGCGCGCGCGCTCGGCAAGCTCGGCGATATCCCCGTGGACATCCGTCCGATCTATCCGGCGGCCGAGCGGCTGCTCGGCGTCACGTCATAGTTCGAGCGAAGAGGACGAGGCGCGGGGCGTTGCCTTGCGCGGCGGAGGCGGGATTTCCGGGTCGAGCGCGGCCGGATCCGCCTCCGCGGGGGGCGGCGGGATGGAGAACGGCGCATTCACGAGCGAACGCGTGCGCTCGTAAAGCGCGCGGCAAACCGCGAGCGAGGGCGGCGTCCGGCTCGCGGCGAGCGCGTGCACCTCGGCCTGGATGGCTGCATTGATGGGTGTCGCGATGCCGAGCGAGAGGCCACGGCTCGTGATTTCGCCGTTCAAGAAATCCACGGCGGGCGGGCGGCCGCGCTCCATCGCGGCGAGCATCGACGAGCGCATCTTGCGGAAGCGCGTACCGACCGCGAGCAAAATGGCGTGCTTGGCGAAGAGCGAGGGCGACGCGACGGCCACACGGTCGGCGTCGGAGAGCGCGATCCAGTCGAGATCGAGCGTGCCCGAGACCTTTTGCAGCTTCACGCCCGAGGCGCGCGCCACGAGCACGACCTCGGTCATGATCTCCAGCGTGAGGCGACGAATGAAGCGATGGCGCAAAAGCACGCCGAGCCGGTCGCCGCCGAGCGCGCCGAGCGAGGAGATCGAGCAATTGATCGCGAGCTTCGACCAGCGCGCCCCGGCCAGGTTGTCCGTGAGGATCGTCTCGCCGATCGATCCGAGCGCCTTTGCCAGCGGGAAGAGCCGGTCGTCCGGCTGCCCATCCATGCGGCCGAGCACAAATCCCCCGGGCGACGTGCGTTCGTACACGCCGGGCTCGGGCATGGACGCGCCCCACGCGACGACGCCGCCGAGCACGCGCTCCGGGCCCGCGATCCGCGCGAGCCGCGGCTCGCAAAGGCCGTTCTGGAACGTCACCATCGCGCCCGTCTCCGCGAGGTGCTGCAGCACGCCGCGCGCGGCCTCTTCCACCTGCGGCGGCTGCGTGGCGAGCAGGATGTAATCAAACGGCTCGGTGCCCGGCCCGAGCTCGGTGACCGCCCGCCCGCGCACGACGCCGGGGCTGTTTTCACCGAGGACGCGCAGGCCCTTCGTATTGATCGCGTCTGCGATCCGTGCATTCGTGGTCAGCGCCGTGACGTCGTGCCCACCTGCGAACAGGTGCGCGGCCACGAGACCACCAATTCCGCCGCATCCAACGACAAGAAAGCGCGGTCCGGAGGATCGCGCGCCGCTCGAGACGCCGTCTTGGCTCATGGGACTTTCGATTCTACATCGATTGCGGGACCGCGCGAGCCAATTCCGCAATGCCGCAACGCATTATTGTTTCGGGACGAGGACCTCGATGGCGCCAGGCACCATCTCGACCTCCAGCGGCAAGCGGCCGAGCGGCTCGCCATCGACGTCGAGAAGGAAACGATCCGCGACGTCCTCGTTCAAAAGTTCCAATTGGATGCGCTCGCAGCGGTAGTGCTTCACGTCGAGCGAGTGCACGTGCGTGCCGGTGTACATGCGCGAGGACACCATAAAAAACCGCAGGCGCGAGGCGGCGCCGAGGTCGACGACGTCGAAGAGCCCGTCGTCGGGGTGCGCCATCGGCGCGACCTGCATGCCGCTGCCGAAGTACCGGCCGTTGCAGATCGCGAAGCAGCGTGTCTCGATCGTCTCTTCGCGGGAGCTGTCCTCCCGCCATATCGTGCATTTGACGCGGCCGACGACGCTCCGCGCGAGGCCTTTCACCGAGGACGTGAAATACGCCATCGTGCCGCCGAGCGTGCGCGTCGACTCGGCCACGAGCTGATCGACGAGGCCGCTCATGCCGACGGAGAGGATGTTCACGAAGTAAGAACTTTTCCGCTCGCCCGTATGCGTCGCGTACGAGAATCGGCCGATGTCCACCGCGCGCGTCTTGCCCTCGGCGATGGCCTCGCAATAACGGTCGAGGCGGTTCTCGAAGCCGAGCGTGCGCCGGTAGTCGCCGCCGGTGCCGGCGCCGATGATGCCGAACTTGGGGAGCTTCTTGCCGGCGTCGCGCGCCTCCATGAGCCCGCAGACGACCTCGTGGATCGAGCCGTCGCCGCCGACCGAGATCACCATCCCCCGCCCCTCGTTCGCCGCCTCGCGCGCGATGTCGACCGCGTGCCGGGCGCGCTCGGTGAACACGACGTCGACGTGCCCGAGGTGACGCTCGACCGGCCCGCGCATCTTCTCGAAGAGCGCGCCCGTCTTTCCTCCCGCCGACTGGGGGTTCACGATGAGAAGCGGCTTCATCGACCTAACCCTTGCCATGACATGACCGCGCGCCACAAGATCGAACCGGCCTCGTTCTCCACTCTCATGCGCGCCGCGAAATGTTTTTCGCGCCTGCCGCCCGGTGGCGAAGGACGAGCCGAAGACACGAGCCCGCCGAACGAACAATGGTCGACCCGCGAAAAACACTAGCCGACGACGTGCAGTTCACGGGGCGGGGCCTGCACACGGGAAAACCCGTCGAGGTGCGAATCCGCCCCGTCGGGGCGGGCGACGGGCGCTTCTTCGTGCGGATGGATCTGCCGGGCGAGCCCGTGATCCGGGCCCGCGCGGCGTTCGTCACCGATACGACACGATCGACCACGCTCGCGAATGAAGGGGCGTCCGTGCGGACGCCGGAGCATTTGCTGGCAGCGCTCGCGAGGATGGGCGTGGACGACGCGCGCATCGAGATCACGGGGCCCGAGGTGCCGATCCTCGACGGCTCGGCGCTGCCGTGGGCCGAAGCGATCGCGCGGGTGGGGCTCTCGGCGGCGTACGCGCCGCGGCTCGAAACGGTGCTCGAAGCGCCGATCTGGGTGCCTTCGAACGGCGGCGCGTTCGTCGCGGCGCTCCCCGCGCCGGAATTGAGGTTTTCCTGTGGAATCGTGTTCGACGCGGCGCCGATCGGCGAGCAATGGGCCTCGCTCCTGGCCTCGCCCGAGCGATTCCTCGCGGAGGTGGCGCCGGCGCGAACGTTCGGCGTCCTCGCGGACGTGGAGGCGATGCAAGCGCGGGGGCTGCTCGCGGGCGGGAGCCTCGACGCGGCGATCGTTTGTGATGGAACGAAATGGCTGAACGGGCCGCTGCGCTTCCCGGACGAGCCCGCGCGCCATAAGCTCCTGGACTTCATGGGCGATCTAGCGCTCGTGGATCCGCTGCCGCGGGCGCATTACCTCGCGTTCAAGGCGGGACACGCGCTGCACGTGCGGCTTTCGCAGCGGCTCACGGAAGGGGGGTGACCGAGCCTCGCGTCCAGGGCGGCCCCGCGAATTCATCCTTTCCCGATGGATTCGTGCTCGCGGCCGTGTTCTCCTCGACGCCATGCGTCACACGAATCTCGCTCTTCTCCTTGTGGCCACGCTCCTCGGCTGCTCGCTCGATTCACAGCCGGCCCCTCCCACCACGAATCCGGACGCGGGCGGCGGCGGCGCCGGTGGCGACGCGGGGCACGAGCCGATGGACGCGGGGACCGATAGCCCGGCCGACGCGGAGCCCCCGCCCGATCCGGTGCCGCCCACGATGTTCGTGCCAACCGCCGCCGGGAAGGGCGGCGCCGCGGCGACGGTGGATCACCGCGGGACGTGGGCCGCGATCGAGGCGCTGAAGGCCGGCGGCAATGCGATCGACGCGGCCGTCGCCGCGGCCGCCATGCTCGGCGTGACGGATCCGTTCTCGTGCGGCGTCGGCGGCGGTGGGTTCATGCTCGTATGGCTCGCCGACAAGAAGCAAGCCGTGGTGATCGATCACCGCGAGACGACGCCGCAGGGAATGAAGCACACGGCGTATTACCAGAACGGCGCGCCCATTGCATTCAACGATCTGCTCACGAGCGGCCTCTCCGTTGGCGTGCCCGGCACGCTGCGCGGCTGGGACGAGGCGCTGCGTCGTTATGGAAAACGGTCGCTCACCGACGCGCTGAAGCTCGCCATTTTCGTGGCGAAGAAGGGGTTTGATGTCGACCCGACGTTCTTCGATCAGACGACGCGCAACCTCGATCGATTCCGGCAGATCCAGAGCACACGCGCGCTCTTCCTGAACGCGGCCGGCGACCCCTTCCCCGTCGGCTCGATCTTCACGAACCCGGACCTCGCCGCGACGTACGAGCTCATCGCGAAGAACGGCCCGGCGGTCTTTTATGATGGCGACATCGGCAAGGACATCGTCGCGACCGTGACGAGCCCGCCGTTCACGGCCGACGCGACGATCGTGCCGCGCCCGGGTTTCATGGCCCTCTCGGACCTCTCGGCCTACGAGGCGCGCGTGCGCCCCGCCGTGCAAACGACCTATCGCGGGCTCACGATCCTCGGCGTCGGTTTGCCTTCGAGCGGGGGACTCACCACGGGCATCACGCTGAACCTGCTCGACGGATTCGATCCGGCCTCGATGAGCAAATCGGACTTTTTGCACCACTGGCTCGAAGCCTCCCGGCTCGCGTATGCGGATCGCAACACGTTCATGGGGGATCCCGAGTTCGTGAACGTGCCCGTGGAGGGAATGCTCTCGGCGGCGTACACGGCCGAGCGGCGGCCCCTCATCGACCCGACGATGGCGTCGATCGAGGCAAAGCCCGCGGGCAATCCGTTCGCGCATCAGGTGGATCCGAGCGGCGCGATGCCGAAGCCGCCCGTCGGGTTCCATGCGGGGGAGTCGCCCGCCGAGCTCGATCCGGAGACCACGCACATCACGGTGGCGGATTCGTTCGGGAACCTGGTCTCCTACACCTGCACCATCGAATACGAGGGCGGCAATGGCATGGTGGTACCGGGGCGCGGGTTCTTGCTGAACAACGAGCTGACCGATTTCAACATCCCCGCCACGCCGGACACGCCGCACCCGAACGTGCTCGAACCGGGCAAACGGCCGCGCAGCAGCATGAGCCCGACGATCGTCCTGGCGAACGGCGTGCCCGTGCTGTCGCTTGGCTCGCCCGGCGGCGCGACGATCATCACGACGGTGATGCAGATCCTCGTGAATCACCTCGATTTCAAGATGCCGATCGATGAGGCGCTGGCCGCGCCGCGTGTGTCGCAGCGAAATGCACCGAACGCCACGAGCAGCGCCGAGCCGCTGTTCATGAGCTCGCCCGATGCGACGGCGCTCCAGGCCAAGGGCCACGCGTTTTCGGATGCGGGCCTCATCGGCGCGGCGACGGCGATTCGTTTGAACGAGGATGGCACGATGACAGCCGTCGCAGAGCCGGTGCGCCGCAATGGCGGGAGCGCGATGGTGCTGGAATCGAAGTGAGGGGCAGAATCGGGTGTTCTGCGGGATCCCGGGCGCCTCAGGCCTCGGGATCGCGCAGGAGATACCCCGCCATTTCGTCGATCAGCGGGATCGCGTCCGGCTCGTGCGTCTCGGCGACCTTGCGGGCCGCTTCGAGCGCGCGTTTCGCCGTCGCCACGTCGTCCGTCGCCACGCAGAGCTGCGTCGTCGCAAGCAGGACGGGCAGGAGCGCGGCCGGATCCTCGGCCTGCTCGGCGGCCACGCGGGCGCGCGGCAAAAGCTCGCGCGCCCCTTCGATGTCGCCCACGGCGAGCGCCGCGACGATCTTGTTCGAATAAAGCACGGCACGCTGGGCCGGATCCTCGGCTTGTCGCTCCAGATCCTCCGCCGACATCGCCGCGAGCCGCTCCATCTCGAACGCCTGCGCGAGCCCGGCCCGCAGCCGCCCGAGGCCCTCGACGTGCGCGGGCAGATTCGCCGCCTCGGCGTCCTTCTGCGCCTGCTCCAGCACCGCGAGCGCCTCCTCCTCCCGCCCGAGGCTCGCCAGTGCCCGCGCTTCGAGCGCGCGCGAGGGCGCGAGCAGGTCGGGCGTGCCTGCAAGCGAGGGCTGGAGCGCCTTCACGCGCGCGAGCGCGTCCTCGAATTGCCCCGCGCCGAGCTCGTTCGCGGCGAGCGACAGGACGCTGCGCGGATCGTCGATCCCTTCCTCGGACATGACAAACCTTTCTCGCGCCTTCAGCGCTCTTCCTGAGGCCGCTTTTCCGGCGGCACGTAATGGGCCACGAAGCCCTTTTTTTCGAGCCAGGCCGCGAGCAACGCGCGTCGCTTCGGCTCTTCGAGCTCCGATTCTTCGAGGCCGAGATCCACGGCGATGCTCGCCACGAGCGAGCATCGATGCTCCCCGGGCGAGAGCTTCGCCTTCTCCGTCTCCTCCTTGCAGACCCGGAACACCGTCTCGTACTTTTCGAGCGTCTTTTTGGCCACCGCTTCCTTCGAGCACCCGAAGGCGAGCATGGGCAAGACGAGGACGAGCGCGGCGAGGGCGCGCAAGGAGGGGTTTTTCATGAGGGCCGGTGGTCCTGCCGTTCGGGCGGCGGCGCACCGTACACGAGGGCGAGGGCGAACGGAAGGGCCGGCGGGATCTAGCCGCGGCGGAGAACCACGGCCGCCTGCGGTTCGAGCACGCGGAACGTGAACGACTCGGTCAGGAAGAGCTCGACCCGCTGTTTTTCGTGGTACGCGTATCCGATCGAGAGATCCTGCCCGACCGTGAGCTCGAAATCGCCGCCGCGCACGGAGAGCAGCACCGCGCCCGAGAGCGCAGGCGCCCACACGACCGGGTGATCGATGATCTGTCGCTCGATGCGCTTCAAGATCGGATACCCGTCGTCCGAGCCCGCCGCGAGCTCGTCGTATTCACGCGAGCCGGCCACGAGCACATAAGGACCCGTGACGCCGGCCGACCGGAGGACCTCTTGCGCCTGCACGACCGCAGCCGGGAATGCCGTGACATTCGGGACACGTACGGGCGCGTGCGGGCTCTTCTGCACGATGCCGTGGATGTCCCCCTCGGCATATCCATGAAAAACGGCGCCGTCCTCGACCCGCGCGATCCGCTCGGCCGCCTGCACCACCGCGGACATGTCGAGGTCGACAGCGCCACGCGCCGCCGCGTCGAGGTCCGCGAGGTCGAGCGCGATGGGCGTGCGCAATTCGAGGAGCGGTTGCGATGTGCGTTGCCCGATGGACACGCCGGGCACGGGGCCCTCGCCGAGCGGGCGGAGCCGGCCCGTATTGACGGAGGCGTATCCCCAGCCGAACGGCCCGCGGAAATCGACGAGCTTGCGCGCCGCGAGGCTCAACTGGAGCACGCGCCGCGCCTCCGCGTCGATGAGCGCGAAGGCCTCGGGCAGGATCGGAGCGAGGTCACGACGAAGCAGGTCCAGAGCCACGATTCACCTCCCCTTCAAGCTGGCAATGCCGAGCCCACGACCCGAACCGGTGCGCGGCGGCGGAGAATGCGGCGGCGATGACGACGCCCCCGCGCTCGCCCCCTCGGCTTCACCCGCTTGTTTTCTTTCCTCGCTCGCCTCGATCTCGGTGATCGGGACGTCCTTCAGCAAATGGGTGCGGATATTTTTGTCAAATAACGAATCCTGCCGGCGGATCCATTCGAGGTTCATCATCGCGTGCTCGATCTCCTCGGCACGGTTGTGCAAGAGGACGGCCTTGAGCTCCGCGTCGTTCGTGACCTCGGCGCGCTGCGCGTACCAATCGATGGCCTCGAGCTCCTCGATGAGGGACCAGATCGCTCGGTGCATGTCCCGAGCCGCAGGGGACAAGACGTCGTACGGCTCGTGATAGGTCTCGCTGCCCATGCCCTTCGGATGCCGAAGCCGGGCGCGAGTTGCGGAGTGTCGAGGGCGAAGGCCGCGCAGGCGAGCGCGGCCGGAGATCAGTAGTGAATGCGCGGCCCCTGCGCCTGGATCTGCCCGGCCCCCTGCTTGATTGCCGTCGCGAGCAGGAAGATCGATACCGGCAGGAGCACGGCCGCGAGGACGTGCATGCCCGTCGTGAGGACCTGCGTGAGCGTGAACATCGTCCCGAGCCCCATGCCGGAGAAGCGGAACGCGAAGTTCAAGAGCTGCCGCAAGATCGAGGCGAAGGCGATGAGCGCCCCCGCGCCCGCGAGGCAGAACCCCGCGGGGGCATGCACCTTCTTCACGGTGCCGAGCCCCACGGCGACGAGGCCAACCCCGAGCAGCGTCAACACGCCGACGCTCAACAGGCCGAGCAGGCCCGCTCCGATTCCGCTCACCCCGCCCATGCCCCACCGCCCTTCTGCTGCGGCCGCGTCCCCGCGAGCGTGTACGCCCCGAACGCGATCCCGCCGAAAAACACCGCGCTCGTGCCGATCGAGATCACGCTGCTGATCGCGCTCCAGATCATGATCGCGTCGAATCCGGCGTTCGCCATCATCGCGTCGACGATGAAGTCGAGCACGAGGCCAAAGAGCCGCACGCCCCCGGCGCCCGCAAAGACGAACCCTGCATTCTGGTTCACCGGCCGCACGACGACGAGCCCCAGCACGAGCACCGCGA
Protein-coding sequences here:
- the ggt gene encoding gamma-glutamyltransferase — protein: MRHTNLALLLVATLLGCSLDSQPAPPTTNPDAGGGGAGGDAGHEPMDAGTDSPADAEPPPDPVPPTMFVPTAAGKGGAAATVDHRGTWAAIEALKAGGNAIDAAVAAAAMLGVTDPFSCGVGGGGFMLVWLADKKQAVVIDHRETTPQGMKHTAYYQNGAPIAFNDLLTSGLSVGVPGTLRGWDEALRRYGKRSLTDALKLAIFVAKKGFDVDPTFFDQTTRNLDRFRQIQSTRALFLNAAGDPFPVGSIFTNPDLAATYELIAKNGPAVFYDGDIGKDIVATVTSPPFTADATIVPRPGFMALSDLSAYEARVRPAVQTTYRGLTILGVGLPSSGGLTTGITLNLLDGFDPASMSKSDFLHHWLEASRLAYADRNTFMGDPEFVNVPVEGMLSAAYTAERRPLIDPTMASIEAKPAGNPFAHQVDPSGAMPKPPVGFHAGESPAELDPETTHITVADSFGNLVSYTCTIEYEGGNGMVVPGRGFLLNNELTDFNIPATPDTPHPNVLEPGKRPRSSMSPTIVLANGVPVLSLGSPGGATIITTVMQILVNHLDFKMPIDEALAAPRVSQRNAPNATSSAEPLFMSSPDATALQAKGHAFSDAGLIGAATAIRLNEDGTMTAVAEPVRRNGGSAMVLESK
- a CDS encoding family 1 encapsulin nanocompartment shell protein, whose amino-acid sequence is MALDLLRRDLAPILPEAFALIDAEARRVLQLSLAARKLVDFRGPFGWGYASVNTGRLRPLGEGPVPGVSIGQRTSQPLLELRTPIALDLADLDAAARGAVDLDMSAVVQAAERIARVEDGAVFHGYAEGDIHGIVQKSPHAPVRVPNVTAFPAAVVQAQEVLRSAGVTGPYVLVAGSREYDELAAGSDDGYPILKRIERQIIDHPVVWAPALSGAVLLSVRGGDFELTVGQDLSIGYAYHEKQRVELFLTESFTFRVLEPQAAVVLRRG
- a CDS encoding encapsulin-associated ferritin-like protein, whose translation is MGSETYHEPYDVLSPAARDMHRAIWSLIEELEAIDWYAQRAEVTNDAELKAVLLHNRAEEIEHAMMNLEWIRRQDSLFDKNIRTHLLKDVPITEIEASEERKQAGEAEGASAGASSSPPHSPPPRTGSGRGLGIASLKGR